The Engystomops pustulosus chromosome 1, aEngPut4.maternal, whole genome shotgun sequence genome has a window encoding:
- the LURAP1L gene encoding leucine rich adaptor protein 1-like, with protein MADPTLDLRDIEIKLGRKVPESLARSLREEQKDAPDMQCPLTPTQSSTLERLETKLQLLKQDMIYLRATDVKLMRQLLIINENIESIKYMMEEKDIITSQGSSLSGSLCSLLESRDSSLQGSYTSLHGYSDGMDEISVGSYLDTLADIVPGHCTPDFDQYNDVQQNTDDFQPLCNDSNHQYDEYYCFR; from the exons ATGGCCGACCCCACACTGGACCTCAGAGATATAGAGATCAAGCTTGGGCGCAAGGTGCCCGAGAGCCTGGCAAGGTCCCTGCGGGAAGAGCAGAAGGATGCCCCGGACATGCAGTGCCCGCTCACCCCGACCCAGTCCAGCACCCTAGAAAGACTGGAAACTAAGCTCCAGCTCCTGAAACAAGACATG ATCTATCTCCGAGCAACTGATGTGAAATTAATGAGACAATTACTCATCATCAATGAAAACATTGAGTCTATCAAGTACATGATGGAAGAGAAGGACATCATCACAAGCCAAGGAAGTAGCCTTAGTGGGAGCCTTTGCAGTTTACTGGAGAGTCGGGACAGCTCCTTGCAGGGAAGCTACACCAGTTTACATGGCTATAGTGATGGAATGGATGAAATATCAGTGGGTAGTTACTTGGATACACTAGCAGACATTGTCCCAGGACACTGTACCCCAGATTTTGACCAATACAACGATGTGCAACAGAATACTGACGACTTTCAACCACTATGCAATGATTCAAACCATCAGTATGATGAGTATTATTGCTTCAGATAA